The genomic stretch ACCACGATCACCGCGTACCGCCAGAACCCGAGCAGCTGACGCGCCCGCACCAGGCCCAGCTTCGCGGCAATCGCCAGCACCATCGGCAGCTCGAACGAGATCCCGACCCAGAACACGATGCGCGTCACAAAGTCCACGTACTGCCGAATGCCGATAACGTTCGCAATCTCGTCGCTCCCCAGCTCGAGCAGGAATCCCAGCGAAGCCGGCAGGATCACCCAGTACGCGAACGCCATCCCCGCGAGCAGGAACCCCGCCCCACCGATGATGCCCGGGAGCAGGATCCGCCGCTCCTTCGGAGTCAGGCCGGGGATGATGAACGCCAGCAGCTGGTAAATCACGACCGGGGAGGCGAGGATGACGCCCCCGTACAGCCCAATCTTCACGATGATGCCGATCCGGTCGGTGGGCGAGAAGCTCGAAACCTGGAAGTCCTCCACCCGCTCCCTCGCCGGGGCAACCAGCCACCCCAGGATCGTCTCCCAGAAGTAGAAGCAGATGATGACGCCGATCAGCACCGCCACCCCGCTGACCATTACCCGGTAGCGGAGCTCCCTCAGGTGCTCCAGCAGCGTCATCTCCGGGCCGCCGTGGAAGCCGCTCTCCTCCTGGGCTGTCGCCGCCGGTGTGCCAACGTCGCGAAGCGGTTCCGCTACCATGGCGCGTCAGAACACCAGCGGCGGCGATGCGGCCCCGCCTGGCCCTGCAGCAGCCGGCGGGTCCCCTGCCCCGTCCGGCTCTGGACGCGGCGCCGCCGCCAGCGCGCTCCCGGCTTCGGCCTCCGCGGCCCGCAGCGTCGCGTCGACCTCTGCCAGTCCCTCGTTCAGCTTCGCCTGCTCCTCGCGGAGGGTCTGTTGAGCCAGGGCAATCTCCCCCCGCATCGTCCGGTACTGTTCGTCAAGGTAGTCGATCTCGTCGCGAAACTCGTCCCGCACGGCCCGCGCGTACAGTTGCATCTGCCGCACCGCCCGCCCGATCTGGTACGCCATCTGCGGCAACCGCTCAGGCCCCACTACCACCAGCAGCAGGACCAGAATGAGCAATAACTCCTGGTAGCCGATGCCCAGGAACTCCACGCGTACCTCCCCGGGGGCGGCCCGCGCCCCGGCCGGCGCCGGCGTTGTTACTTGTCTTCGACCCCGTGGTCCTTCAAGTAGTCTACGGCGTCCTGCACGGTCACGATCTTTTCAGCGTCTTCATCGCTGATCTCGAGCCCGGCAACGTCGTTCGCGAACTCCTCCTCGAGCGACATAATCAGCTCGACAAGGTCCAGCGAGTCGGCGTTCAGGTCATCCACGAACGAAGCGCTCGGGACGACCTCGTCCTCCTCCACGCCGAGTTGCTCGACGACAATCTTGCGAACACGTTCGAATACGGTTGCCACGGTCCTGGTCTCTCCTGGGTTGACGTTTACTCGGTAGGGTCCGTAGGTTTCGCCGCGCGTTCCGGCTCCGGGTTCCCGGCGCTGCCAGCGCTCTCAGCGACCTGGCGCAGCCGTTCACTGACCGTCCGCAACACGCCGTTCACGAAGCTCGG from Tepidiforma thermophila encodes the following:
- the tatC gene encoding twin-arginine translocase subunit TatC, with translation MVAEPLRDVGTPAATAQEESGFHGGPEMTLLEHLRELRYRVMVSGVAVLIGVIICFYFWETILGWLVAPARERVEDFQVSSFSPTDRIGIIVKIGLYGGVILASPVVIYQLLAFIIPGLTPKERRILLPGIIGGAGFLLAGMAFAYWVILPASLGFLLELGSDEIANVIGIRQYVDFVTRIVFWVGISFELPMVLAIAAKLGLVRARQLLGFWRYAVIVVFIIAAIVTPTPDPITQTFVAGPLLGLYFIGILLAWAVQPKQRPAGLPR
- the tatB gene encoding Sec-independent protein translocase protein TatB, producing MEFLGIGYQELLLILVLLLVVVGPERLPQMAYQIGRAVRQMQLYARAVRDEFRDEIDYLDEQYRTMRGEIALAQQTLREEQAKLNEGLAEVDATLRAAEAEAGSALAAAPRPEPDGAGDPPAAAGPGGAASPPLVF
- the acpP gene encoding acyl carrier protein, whose product is MATVFERVRKIVVEQLGVEEDEVVPSASFVDDLNADSLDLVELIMSLEEEFANDVAGLEISDEDAEKIVTVQDAVDYLKDHGVEDK